From Companilactobacillus heilongjiangensis, one genomic window encodes:
- a CDS encoding helix-turn-helix transcriptional regulator, protein MNVEQREFYNPEKGITELYENKSLEEKVKVKDIDDLVVLHYYWQDSDGELWNNFDDPMENVRNDFSAYRSRVGFMQPWELKKLREAIKMTVREFGDWTGLGYGNISKIENNQKIQTKYQDRIFQLTREKFNATGHISDKETNF, encoded by the coding sequence ATGAATGTAGAACAAAGAGAGTTTTATAATCCCGAAAAAGGAATAACTGAACTGTATGAAAATAAGTCATTGGAAGAAAAAGTTAAAGTAAAAGACATAGATGATCTAGTAGTACTTCACTACTATTGGCAAGATTCCGATGGCGAACTCTGGAATAATTTTGACGACCCTATGGAAAATGTTAGAAATGATTTTTCCGCTTACAGGTCTCGTGTCGGCTTTATGCAACCATGGGAACTAAAGAAATTAAGAGAAGCCATTAAAATGACCGTTAGAGAATTTGGAGATTGGACTGGATTGGGATACGGAAATATTTCAAAAATAGAAAACAATCAAAAAATCCAAACCAAGTATCAAGATAGAATATTTCAATTAACTAGAGAAAAGTTCAACGCTACTGGTCACATTTCAGATAAAGAAACCAATTTTTAA
- a CDS encoding ABC transporter substrate-binding protein, with the protein MSRKLRKIGIIIATVLLIFGTLPFMGLGTAKAADTSADEKITIGVLKNTASLPALMADAAGDFTHQNISVETKTFDSNEQLDAAIKDGTVNAAVTNLVSYAGLVSKKANADWKVAGALPGYSGLVANKKYKSIKRLKGKTIAIDKKDASKQYLLDVLKKNKMKYSSIKVKEVASMQDRVDALKAGSIDAAVLEDPLMSSAKANGGKILNRQKMTANNGSILIMNKAFAKKNTSSMQILVDTMNQEIKMLDKSGGYGMAGTALNKMNFDQKGAKVLTDLDVSFKKIHKVKKSDFNSAFKYAKNHKLYKGKISYKAHTIKIKNIK; encoded by the coding sequence ATGTCACGTAAATTAAGAAAGATTGGTATTATTATTGCCACCGTTCTTTTGATTTTTGGAACATTGCCATTTATGGGCCTTGGTACTGCGAAAGCAGCCGATACATCTGCTGATGAGAAGATTACCATTGGTGTATTGAAGAATACAGCCTCTCTGCCAGCTCTAATGGCCGATGCTGCTGGTGATTTCACTCACCAAAATATTTCAGTTGAAACAAAGACTTTCGACTCTAACGAACAATTAGATGCTGCCATTAAGGATGGTACTGTTAATGCTGCGGTTACTAACTTAGTTAGTTATGCCGGACTTGTTAGCAAGAAAGCTAATGCTGACTGGAAGGTTGCTGGTGCTTTGCCTGGTTACAGTGGTTTAGTCGCCAACAAGAAGTACAAGTCAATCAAGCGTCTCAAGGGTAAGACGATTGCTATCGACAAGAAGGATGCTTCTAAACAATACTTATTGGACGTTTTAAAGAAGAATAAGATGAAGTATTCAAGTATCAAGGTCAAAGAAGTTGCTTCAATGCAAGACCGCGTGGATGCTTTGAAAGCTGGCTCAATTGATGCCGCTGTTTTGGAAGATCCATTGATGAGTTCTGCTAAAGCTAATGGCGGTAAGATTTTGAATCGTCAAAAGATGACTGCTAATAACGGTAGTATTTTGATTATGAATAAGGCTTTTGCTAAGAAGAATACTTCTTCAATGCAAATCCTAGTTGATACTATGAACCAAGAGATTAAGATGCTTGATAAGTCTGGCGGTTACGGTATGGCCGGTACTGCTCTTAACAAGATGAACTTTGATCAAAAGGGTGCCAAGGTTTTAACTGACTTGGATGTTAGTTTCAAGAAGATTCATAAAGTTAAGAAGTCTGATTTCAACAGTGCCTTCAAGTATGCCAAGAATCACAAGCTATACAAAGGTAAAATTAGCTACAAAGCACATACAATTAAAATAAAAAATATTAAATAA
- a CDS encoding SIR2 family protein, producing the protein MDEDYYKCIDNLADEISKWGVGLIIGAGFSKAVISGDNPAKNWKELFEDLVVYLKRTYFNDEEKPFIDIDKELSKGLTLPQIATRVCQLLAKKRKITYEDSKDEIKKIIRALVNWVPESSETEKYKSLFENLNIKWIVTTNYDEVLEAILGEKGYTIDPEQPLTAPSEMIPIYHIHGDRKNYPSLIVTHEDYVPLFKPGNYRESKLFTMMSEAPVLILGYSLSDLNLLSALEQSKQPFDDKDNFPVVLTNFVGQQDDLEYQKELFDGGSYEKIDIDSIDNFLSKLDLLISEKKETRKKERENKIMAYASIKKFVESVEKLSSESESCEDYADFVFNNYSQ; encoded by the coding sequence TTGGACGAAGATTATTATAAATGTATCGATAATTTGGCGGATGAAATATCAAAATGGGGTGTCGGGCTAATCATTGGTGCTGGATTTTCAAAAGCTGTAATTAGCGGAGATAATCCCGCAAAGAATTGGAAAGAACTTTTCGAAGATTTAGTAGTATATCTGAAACGGACATACTTTAATGATGAAGAGAAACCATTCATAGATATTGATAAGGAGTTGTCAAAAGGATTAACCCTTCCTCAAATTGCTACAAGGGTCTGTCAATTATTAGCAAAAAAGCGAAAAATAACATATGAAGACAGTAAGGATGAGATAAAGAAAATTATTCGTGCTCTTGTTAATTGGGTTCCAGAGAGCAGTGAAACAGAGAAATATAAAAGCCTTTTTGAAAATTTAAATATAAAATGGATAGTGACGACCAACTATGATGAGGTACTTGAAGCTATTTTGGGTGAAAAGGGATATACAATTGATCCTGAGCAACCTTTGACAGCCCCCAGTGAAATGATTCCGATTTATCATATCCATGGTGATCGTAAAAACTACCCAAGTCTAATTGTTACACATGAGGATTATGTTCCCTTGTTTAAGCCTGGTAATTATCGTGAATCAAAGCTTTTTACAATGATGTCAGAAGCTCCGGTACTGATTTTGGGTTATAGTCTGTCAGATTTGAACTTACTGTCAGCTTTGGAACAAAGTAAGCAACCGTTTGACGATAAAGATAATTTTCCCGTAGTTTTAACTAATTTTGTTGGTCAACAGGATGACTTGGAATATCAAAAGGAACTTTTCGATGGAGGAAGTTATGAAAAGATTGATATTGATTCTATTGATAACTTCTTGAGTAAGTTGGATTTATTAATATCTGAAAAAAAAGAAACACGAAAAAAAGAACGTGAAAACAAAATAATGGCATATGCGTCAATCAAAAAATTTGTTGAGAGTGTTGAGAAACTTTCTTCAGAGTCTGAATCGTGTGAAGATTACGCTGATTTCGTATTCAATAATTATTCGCAATAA